In a genomic window of Deltaproteobacteria bacterium:
- a CDS encoding MFS transporter, giving the protein MVQQPTRADSGGERTGSADAKVIFALFLVHFVGDFYAAFVNPLLPVFVEEFSLTLAQVGLIAGISRFLSFVVQPSVGYVADHYRTRWFILGGPLMAIVFVSLVGIAPSFPVLIVFVALGSVGTSMFHPTAAGMVSTFSGRHFGFSMSIFNMGGTLAFGVGPLFITFFVARYGLSASPFTMVLGLAAMILLHRIVPLPEEEGLKGRTFIGSIREALGPAWKPVVLIWVAMVLRSFVSQSFMTFVPVLYSREGFSLVSIGVIVSMFTVAGAISGLIAGHLSDRIGYKPIFYLSLGLSTPCLYLLLFLPGRWVYVSAFLAGFFVLATLPLGVAMAQELAPRGKSMVSSLMMGLAFGTGGMMTPLTGKLGDIFSIRPILALMALIPLVTIAIISRLPGGKLTPPTHVV; this is encoded by the coding sequence ATCGTACAGCAACCGACCAGGGCGGACTCGGGCGGCGAGCGGACGGGCAGCGCCGATGCGAAGGTAATCTTTGCCCTTTTCTTGGTCCACTTTGTCGGTGATTTCTATGCGGCCTTTGTCAATCCTCTTCTCCCCGTCTTTGTTGAAGAATTCTCCCTCACCCTGGCCCAAGTCGGCCTGATAGCCGGAATAAGCCGGTTCCTATCCTTTGTCGTTCAGCCATCGGTAGGGTATGTGGCGGATCACTACCGGACCCGGTGGTTTATCCTCGGCGGTCCGCTCATGGCGATCGTCTTTGTCTCCCTGGTGGGCATCGCCCCGAGTTTCCCCGTCCTCATCGTATTTGTGGCTCTGGGCTCTGTGGGTACGTCGATGTTCCATCCCACCGCGGCAGGGATGGTTTCGACCTTCTCCGGGAGGCATTTCGGCTTCTCCATGTCGATTTTCAACATGGGTGGAACCCTGGCCTTTGGGGTGGGCCCTTTGTTTATTACCTTTTTTGTGGCCCGGTACGGGCTGTCGGCCTCGCCCTTTACCATGGTTCTGGGTCTTGCGGCGATGATTCTGCTCCACAGGATCGTACCCCTCCCGGAAGAGGAGGGGTTGAAAGGGCGCACCTTTATCGGCTCGATCAGAGAGGCCCTGGGACCTGCGTGGAAACCGGTCGTGCTGATCTGGGTAGCCATGGTCCTGCGATCCTTTGTGAGCCAGTCCTTCATGACCTTTGTCCCGGTTTTGTACTCGAGAGAGGGATTCTCCCTTGTCTCCATCGGCGTAATCGTCTCCATGTTCACAGTGGCCGGGGCGATCAGCGGGCTCATCGCCGGGCATCTATCGGATCGGATCGGGTACAAGCCCATCTTTTATCTCTCCCTGGGCCTCTCGACACCCTGCCTCTACCTTCTGCTCTTTCTCCCCGGCAGGTGGGTATATGTCAGCGCTTTTCTGGCAGGGTTCTTCGTACTGGCCACCCTCCCGTTGGGTGTGGCGATGGCCCAGGAACTCGCACCCCGCGGAAAGTCGATGGTTTCGAGCCTCATGATGGGCCTGGCTTTTGGAACGGGAGGGATGATGACTCCCCTGACGGGGAAGCTGGGCGATATCTTTTCGATTCGACCGATTCTCGCCCTGATGGCTCTCATCCCCCTGGTCACAATTGCGATCATCTCGCGCTTGCCTGGAGGCAAATTGACTCCTCCCACGCATGTGGTCTGA
- a CDS encoding sigma 54-interacting transcriptional regulator: MKPKLCVVGYKPVIAIARKVAWEFNETADFIFIRALMEEALPKLREVEGVVQIVLAGPSTRRMYADKLKVPIIAFRPTFPDLITAILEAQEIDRRIAITLSRDDKDFDLPLLSKVMGVSLFPLYCDNSREYAQACEAAIKQDFKVIIGGSFTVDAAAKLGLKGILLYKGRDMIRTAIVKALEICQVEEENTRRISQLNAVVNNFAEGLLLTDEKGRVILDNPPSRKRLGMEDLAGKQVNTIFGTKTASKVLQSGQPAFNILEAEKLVVNYIPIRSAETIHGLVCTLKRVDEVQDAEFIVRKRLHSRGFVAKHGLTDIVGSSQAIRRCKESLKLFAKTVDPILITGESGTGKELFAHAIHSYSNQKRGPFVAINCATLPNDLLESELFGYEKGAFTGAHETGKRGLIELAHRGTLFLDEITTLDYPLQAKLLRLLSEREIMKLGSDRIIPVDVRIIAATNEDIEKCVEERRFREDLYYRLNVFRLRIPPLRDRPEDIMPLFLSFVSKIGPDISSKIRSQETVIEKALVGHTFKGNARELENIARRFCLLYGVNRRERNLARIIEACLEKKISPNVDKQHLSDLKTVTQNSEKQLIVDLMKKYRRKSDIAKALGVAPSTLWRKIKKYGITEGEGVTH; the protein is encoded by the coding sequence ATGAAGCCCAAACTTTGCGTCGTCGGCTATAAGCCCGTGATCGCCATTGCCAGAAAAGTCGCCTGGGAGTTCAACGAAACAGCTGACTTCATTTTTATCCGGGCCTTGATGGAAGAAGCCCTGCCAAAATTGCGCGAAGTCGAAGGCGTGGTACAAATCGTTTTGGCCGGACCTTCGACCAGGCGCATGTACGCTGACAAGCTCAAAGTACCGATTATCGCCTTTCGGCCCACCTTCCCGGATTTGATCACCGCCATCCTGGAAGCCCAAGAAATTGATCGTCGCATCGCCATAACGCTTTCCCGTGATGATAAGGATTTCGACCTTCCCCTTCTGTCCAAGGTGATGGGAGTTTCTCTTTTTCCGCTGTACTGTGACAATTCCAGGGAATATGCCCAAGCCTGCGAAGCCGCTATCAAGCAGGACTTCAAAGTGATCATCGGCGGCAGTTTCACCGTAGACGCTGCGGCAAAACTAGGGCTTAAGGGGATACTCCTTTACAAAGGAAGGGACATGATCCGAACGGCCATAGTAAAGGCACTGGAAATTTGCCAGGTCGAGGAAGAAAACACCCGGCGCATTTCCCAGCTAAATGCAGTTGTTAACAATTTCGCCGAAGGGCTGTTGCTCACCGACGAAAAAGGCCGAGTCATTCTGGACAATCCACCGTCCAGGAAACGGCTGGGGATGGAAGATCTGGCGGGCAAACAGGTCAACACCATATTTGGCACCAAGACAGCCAGTAAAGTGTTGCAAAGTGGGCAACCGGCCTTCAATATTCTGGAAGCCGAAAAGCTGGTAGTCAATTACATTCCGATTCGTTCGGCTGAAACCATACATGGTCTTGTTTGCACTCTAAAGCGGGTCGATGAAGTTCAAGATGCTGAGTTTATCGTGCGCAAGAGATTGCACAGCCGGGGATTCGTGGCCAAACACGGGCTGACCGACATTGTCGGCTCCAGCCAGGCAATTCGCCGATGCAAAGAAAGCTTAAAGTTGTTTGCAAAGACCGTGGACCCGATACTAATCACCGGCGAGAGTGGAACCGGTAAAGAGCTTTTCGCCCATGCGATTCATTCATACAGCAATCAAAAAAGGGGACCATTTGTGGCGATCAATTGCGCAACCTTGCCCAACGATTTGCTCGAAAGTGAACTCTTCGGCTATGAAAAGGGGGCTTTTACCGGGGCTCACGAAACCGGGAAAAGGGGGCTGATTGAGCTGGCCCATAGGGGGACCCTGTTTCTGGACGAAATCACTACCCTTGACTATCCCTTGCAGGCCAAACTGTTGCGGTTGCTGTCTGAGCGTGAAATTATGAAACTCGGCAGTGATCGCATCATCCCCGTTGATGTTCGCATTATCGCTGCAACAAATGAAGATATTGAAAAATGTGTGGAAGAACGTCGATTTCGCGAGGATTTGTACTATCGCCTTAATGTTTTTCGTCTCCGGATACCGCCGCTGCGTGATCGTCCTGAAGACATAATGCCACTCTTTTTGAGCTTTGTATCAAAAATCGGTCCTGATATTTCCAGTAAAATAAGATCACAAGAAACCGTAATTGAAAAGGCGCTTGTTGGCCACACGTTCAAAGGCAATGCGCGTGAACTAGAAAACATCGCCAGGCGGTTTTGTCTTCTGTACGGTGTAAACAGGAGAGAAAGGAATTTGGCAAGAATTATCGAGGCGTGTCTGGAAAAGAAAATATCACCTAATGTGGACAAGCAACATCTGTCCGATCTTAAAACGGTTACCCAGAACTCAGAAAAACAATTAATCGTGGATTTAATGAAAAAGTACCGGCGTAAATCCGATATAGCAAAGGCCCTGGGAGTTGCGCCCAGTACATTATGGCGTAAAATCAAAAAATACGGAATTACCGAGGGGGAAGGGGTCACCCATTAG
- a CDS encoding mandelate racemase/muconate lactonizing enzyme family protein: protein MKLFLQIKESQPVKIVDVIANNLTIPYPGEFRPAWQPGLVVTSHDFTLVRIYTDEGITGVGGTSGHLAGIIEKQVKPYLLSANPFATEALARIYRNAGSGIWCLDMALWDIIGKAAGLPLYKLWGYHHDRIPAYASAVEVGTPESRAELAVHYQKLGFKAMKLRLHNEKIEDDLAILDACLKATRGKMAFMADANQATNLPSPEPGVRWDYQRALTMARELEARGVLWLEEPLPRYDFENLARLRQSTSIPIAGGEKNQRLHEFRWLIERRVYDIIQPDPAMSEGISQLRKVAAMAEMFQIKVVPHHGMSGIGLAAALHYCCTLPGHSWLEIIYEPTTRTLEAYQMLGGILESRIWIDEQGFVAPPTGSGLGVIINEQAVKQYEV, encoded by the coding sequence TTGAAACTGTTCTTGCAAATTAAGGAATCACAACCAGTGAAAATCGTAGATGTTATTGCCAATAACCTCACCATTCCCTACCCGGGCGAGTTCAGGCCGGCCTGGCAGCCGGGCTTGGTGGTCACTTCCCATGATTTTACCCTGGTTCGCATTTATACTGATGAGGGCATCACCGGGGTGGGCGGCACCAGCGGACATCTGGCAGGGATTATTGAAAAGCAGGTAAAGCCGTATCTGCTGTCTGCAAACCCCTTTGCGACCGAGGCCTTGGCGCGTATCTACCGCAATGCCGGCAGTGGCATCTGGTGTCTCGATATGGCCCTTTGGGATATCATCGGCAAGGCTGCCGGATTGCCCCTTTACAAACTCTGGGGATACCATCACGACCGCATTCCCGCTTACGCCAGCGCGGTGGAAGTGGGCACACCCGAGAGCCGTGCCGAATTGGCCGTTCATTACCAGAAACTTGGCTTCAAGGCCATGAAACTGAGGCTTCACAACGAAAAAATTGAGGACGACCTGGCCATCCTGGATGCCTGTTTGAAGGCAACCCGTGGAAAAATGGCCTTCATGGCCGACGCCAATCAGGCCACCAATCTACCTTCACCCGAACCCGGGGTGCGCTGGGATTACCAGCGGGCCTTGACAATGGCTCGAGAGCTTGAAGCCCGCGGGGTCCTGTGGCTGGAGGAGCCGCTACCGCGCTATGATTTCGAAAACCTCGCGAGGTTGCGGCAATCCACCTCCATCCCCATCGCCGGTGGTGAGAAAAACCAGAGGTTGCATGAGTTCAGATGGTTGATCGAACGCAGGGTCTACGACATCATTCAACCTGATCCGGCCATGTCGGAAGGCATCTCTCAGCTCAGGAAGGTGGCGGCCATGGCGGAGATGTTTCAAATCAAGGTGGTGCCCCATCACGGCATGAGCGGCATCGGCCTGGCAGCCGCGCTGCACTATTGCTGCACGCTGCCCGGGCATAGCTGGCTTGAAATTATCTATGAACCCACCACCCGCACCCTTGAAGCATACCAGATGCTCGGGGGCATCCTGGAGTCTAGAATTTGGATCGATGAGCAGGGTTTTGTCGCCCCTCCAACCGGGTCCGGCCTGGGAGTTATCATCAATGAACAGGCGGTGAAGCAATACGAAGTATAG
- a CDS encoding DUF4147 domain-containing protein has translation MAAGPVLAQFKQLASRGDHSARKPVVEALELALKKLNSYHIIKKHLKRKGDRLTFGQNSWDLAAKKNIYVIGGGKAANAMARAIEEILGDRITAGIVAVKELEPGDRLERIELVAAGHPLPDENSLVVSKRIFEIVQQATPDDLFIGIISGGSSALLSCPLPGITLEDEIACTQKLLTSGARILEINAVRRHVSAINGGRLAQAIDQKGAEMINFIISDGVGNAPATDLLEPARFFGTPVAPDMTTFSDACNVLEKYNLIGKVPASIVAFIRRANPRLETPKALSDRICHFVVQKVADAGTAAMEAATSIGIRASVLTTCLQGESREAGTFLACIAREIATYHRPVAPPCVVIAVGETTTTIGDQSGLGGPSQELALGFALEISGQKGVCMAAIDTDGTDGSTRSAGGIVDGLTVERAENMGIDVYHRLQMHDSLAVFQALGDEIVTGNTGTNVCDLNLVSIL, from the coding sequence ATGGCTGCAGGACCGGTGTTGGCGCAATTCAAGCAGTTGGCATCCAGGGGAGACCACTCGGCGCGCAAGCCGGTGGTTGAAGCGCTGGAATTGGCTCTGAAAAAGTTAAACAGTTATCATATCATCAAGAAGCACCTGAAACGCAAGGGCGACCGGCTCACGTTCGGCCAAAACAGCTGGGATTTGGCCGCGAAAAAAAATATCTATGTTATCGGGGGCGGAAAGGCGGCCAATGCCATGGCCCGTGCCATTGAGGAAATCCTGGGTGATCGCATCACAGCCGGCATTGTGGCCGTCAAGGAGCTGGAGCCCGGTGACCGGCTCGAACGGATTGAACTGGTTGCCGCCGGCCATCCGCTGCCCGATGAGAACAGCCTAGTTGTAAGCAAGCGCATATTCGAAATCGTCCAACAGGCCACACCGGACGATCTTTTTATCGGTATTATCTCGGGTGGAAGTTCGGCCCTGCTGAGCTGCCCGTTGCCGGGGATTACTCTGGAAGATGAGATTGCCTGCACGCAAAAGTTACTCACCAGCGGGGCCCGGATCTTGGAAATCAACGCCGTGCGCCGTCACGTCTCGGCCATCAACGGCGGCCGACTGGCCCAGGCCATCGATCAAAAAGGGGCCGAGATGATTAACTTTATCATCTCCGATGGTGTCGGTAATGCCCCGGCCACCGATCTGCTCGAACCGGCCAGGTTCTTCGGCACACCGGTGGCCCCGGATATGACCACATTTTCCGATGCGTGTAACGTACTGGAAAAATACAATCTGATCGGCAAGGTTCCAGCCAGCATCGTCGCGTTTATCCGCAGAGCGAATCCTCGCCTGGAGACCCCCAAGGCTTTGAGTGACCGCATTTGCCACTTCGTTGTTCAAAAAGTCGCTGATGCCGGTACCGCTGCAATGGAGGCGGCAACATCGATCGGCATTCGAGCATCCGTGCTGACAACCTGTCTTCAAGGGGAAAGTCGCGAGGCCGGAACTTTTTTGGCCTGTATTGCACGGGAGATCGCCACGTATCACCGGCCGGTCGCTCCACCCTGTGTGGTTATTGCCGTTGGCGAGACGACCACCACCATTGGCGATCAAAGCGGATTGGGGGGACCGTCCCAGGAACTTGCTTTGGGATTTGCGCTGGAAATATCGGGACAGAAAGGGGTGTGCATGGCCGCCATTGATACCGACGGAACCGATGGATCCACCCGGTCTGCCGGTGGGATTGTTGACGGCCTAACGGTGGAGCGGGCTGAAAATATGGGAATCGACGTCTATCATCGGCTCCAAATGCATGACAGCCTGGCGGTCTTTCAGGCCCTCGGAGATGAAATTGTCACCGGCAATACCGGCACCAATGTTTGTGATCTGAATCTCGTCTCCATCCTGTGA
- the eno gene encoding phosphopyruvate hydratase encodes MSGSKITDIRAREIIDSKGIPMVEVDVLTSDGSLGRGSSPCGVSVGSHEAVVLRDGDERYQGLGVQKAIRNVRDIILPALRGVDVSRQRAIDSIMIELDGTPDKSRLGANAVYSVSIAVARAAASSMGIPLYRHLRDAETYTMPVPIFNMVNGGVYGDRRIDFQEFLLLPTGADSYPEALRMGVEIFGRLEPIIVKHYGRRRLQIGKGAGWAAPVDDPARIFEILLEAASMAGYHDKVKVGLDCAASHFYDRAGDCYRVLEDCVNREELIERLAGLAEAYPVCLIEDPLHEDDFEGHAWLTDRLPILIAGDDLFVTNLERLKKGIALKAANAIVIKPNMVGTISEALQTATYAETHNYRIIPGGRSGGCVDDPVPDLAVAAGARLVKFGAPRSGERTNKYNRLLQIQDELGKSAVFSAFTGLTVRGKKG; translated from the coding sequence TTGTCCGGATCAAAGATAACCGATATCAGGGCCCGTGAAATAATCGACAGCAAAGGTATTCCCATGGTCGAGGTTGACGTATTGACCAGCGACGGGTCCTTGGGAAGGGGCTCATCACCGTGCGGTGTCTCCGTGGGAAGCCACGAAGCCGTGGTTCTACGGGACGGGGATGAACGCTACCAAGGCCTCGGAGTGCAAAAGGCCATCAGAAATGTAAGGGATATCATTTTGCCGGCCTTGCGCGGCGTGGATGTCAGCAGGCAGCGCGCCATAGACAGCATCATGATTGAACTGGATGGAACGCCAGACAAATCGAGGTTGGGAGCAAACGCCGTTTACAGTGTCTCAATCGCCGTGGCACGGGCGGCCGCGAGTTCCATGGGCATCCCTTTGTATCGACACCTCAGGGACGCTGAGACCTATACCATGCCCGTGCCCATCTTCAACATGGTAAACGGTGGCGTCTACGGTGACCGTCGAATCGACTTCCAGGAGTTTTTGCTCCTGCCCACAGGCGCAGACAGCTATCCGGAGGCCTTGCGCATGGGAGTCGAGATATTTGGGCGGCTCGAACCCATTATCGTCAAGCATTACGGACGTCGGCGACTGCAAATCGGTAAAGGAGCCGGATGGGCGGCACCGGTTGATGATCCAGCCCGGATCTTCGAAATTTTGCTGGAAGCGGCCTCCATGGCCGGATATCACGACAAGGTCAAAGTCGGACTTGATTGTGCCGCCAGCCATTTTTACGACCGGGCTGGAGATTGCTACCGTGTGCTGGAGGATTGTGTAAATCGTGAAGAACTCATCGAGAGGCTGGCCGGGCTGGCCGAAGCCTATCCGGTGTGCCTTATCGAGGATCCGCTGCATGAAGATGATTTTGAAGGGCATGCATGGCTTACGGATCGGCTCCCTATCCTGATCGCCGGGGACGACTTGTTTGTGACCAACCTGGAGCGCCTAAAGAAAGGCATCGCGCTGAAAGCAGCTAACGCCATCGTGATCAAGCCCAACATGGTCGGTACTATCTCCGAGGCTTTGCAGACCGCAACCTATGCTGAAACTCACAATTACCGGATCATCCCCGGAGGGCGCAGCGGCGGCTGCGTGGACGATCCAGTACCTGATCTTGCGGTGGCTGCCGGGGCGCGCCTTGTGAAATTCGGCGCACCGCGGTCGGGAGAAAGAACCAATAAATACAACCGGTTGCTTCAGATTCAGGACGAGCTGGGAAAATCAGCGGTTTTTTCCGCTTTCACAGGCCTGACCGTGCGAGGGAAAAAAGGATAA
- a CDS encoding trimethylamine methyltransferase family protein — protein sequence MPKTAYSGGQLKFLSTVDVEKIHAGAIRILDDVGVKVTTPAVLEIYRRGGAKVDSGENRVRLPLKVIEKAMQTAPTEILLAGRDESNDLQLAGQAVYAGTGGAELKVIDLNTRQLRDSTLQDVADIARLVDALEHIDFYIRPVVAQDVPQDLLDVNKYYASLANTSKHVMGNVYFREKVEQVVEMAALIAGGEQALRKRPIVSFITSWMLSPLTLNADVTDILIAIAKQQMPVALSSVAILGLTSPVTMAANLALTHAEQLSGIVLCQLVNPGTPVIYGGCPGVADMRDMSFIPGSIERQILNAAITQLAQYIKVPNYNLAGVTDAKIPDIQAGYEKAFGLALTALAGSNYIHHAAGRIKDGVAYEQYVIDNEIIGMAKRAVKGIRVDEDTLAIDEIVAAGPGANFLAREHTLSFFQGEFFHPQISDRKSRSAWEDSGCLDGRERARLEAQRILKDHRPLGIPPEVEAQIRKRFEIILR from the coding sequence ATGCCCAAGACAGCCTACAGCGGCGGCCAGCTGAAGTTTCTGAGCACGGTCGATGTGGAAAAAATCCATGCCGGCGCGATTCGGATTCTGGACGATGTGGGGGTAAAGGTGACCACGCCGGCGGTTCTGGAAATCTACCGCCGAGGCGGCGCCAAGGTTGATTCCGGGGAAAATAGAGTGCGCCTCCCGCTTAAGGTGATTGAAAAGGCAATGCAGACAGCACCCACGGAAATTCTGCTGGCCGGACGCGATGAATCCAATGACCTGCAACTGGCCGGACAAGCCGTGTATGCCGGCACCGGCGGCGCCGAGCTGAAGGTCATTGATCTCAATACCCGCCAGCTGCGTGACAGCACTCTGCAGGATGTGGCCGATATCGCCCGGCTGGTGGATGCCCTGGAGCACATTGACTTTTACATCCGCCCGGTGGTGGCTCAGGATGTTCCCCAGGATCTGCTGGATGTCAACAAATACTATGCCTCCCTGGCCAACACCTCCAAGCATGTAATGGGCAATGTGTATTTTCGGGAGAAAGTGGAGCAGGTCGTGGAAATGGCCGCCCTCATCGCCGGCGGGGAACAGGCGCTGAGAAAACGCCCCATCGTTTCGTTTATCACCTCCTGGATGTTGAGCCCGCTCACACTCAATGCCGATGTGACAGACATTCTCATTGCAATAGCCAAGCAGCAAATGCCGGTGGCCCTGTCTTCGGTGGCTATCCTGGGCTTGACATCACCGGTGACCATGGCCGCCAACCTTGCCCTGACCCATGCAGAGCAGCTGTCGGGTATCGTTTTGTGTCAACTCGTCAACCCGGGCACACCGGTCATTTACGGGGGGTGTCCGGGGGTGGCCGACATGCGGGACATGTCATTCATTCCCGGAAGCATTGAACGCCAGATTCTGAATGCGGCCATTACCCAGCTGGCGCAGTATATCAAGGTTCCCAACTATAACCTGGCAGGGGTGACCGACGCCAAGATTCCCGATATTCAGGCCGGGTATGAGAAGGCTTTCGGCCTGGCCCTGACGGCTCTGGCGGGCTCCAATTACATTCACCACGCCGCCGGGCGCATCAAAGACGGGGTGGCCTACGAACAGTATGTCATCGACAACGAAATCATCGGAATGGCCAAGCGTGCCGTCAAGGGCATCCGGGTTGATGAAGATACGCTCGCCATCGACGAGATTGTGGCCGCCGGTCCAGGGGCGAACTTTCTGGCCCGTGAACATACCTTGAGTTTTTTTCAAGGCGAGTTTTTCCATCCTCAAATTTCAGACCGCAAGAGCAGGTCCGCATGGGAGGATTCCGGCTGCCTGGACGGCCGTGAACGGGCACGCCTTGAGGCTCAAAGAATA